In Mycteria americana isolate JAX WOST 10 ecotype Jacksonville Zoo and Gardens chromosome 5, USCA_MyAme_1.0, whole genome shotgun sequence, one DNA window encodes the following:
- the LOC142410003 gene encoding acyl-coenzyme A amino acid N-acyltransferase 1-like translates to MPRGGEPGSAGDWGSVAPAPPPPRPPPLVRPRGAEEEDGERERRAMVEVTVTPQSSLSDRPVQVHVRGLSPSQLVTLRASLTDEHGERFQARAFFRADGAGEVDPGRHAALGGSYAGVWPMGLFWFLQPDTLFRRLVKRDVAGSPFLVRLEVFDGVRLVTGPQDQPLASCEAERWYVGPGVQRAPIREGRVRGALFLPPGPGPFPGVIDLFGGAGGLIEFRAGLLASRGFAVLALAFFAYDDLPRTLAQLDLEYFEEAAELLLRHPKVRGPGLGVVGVSKGAEVALAMATFLPQVVATVWINGTAFLHGNPLVYKDLRIPPIPYYAERVIFTEMGAFDNSAIFADPRDPAYSASAIPAEKVRGKVLFVVGEADRSFNSKLFAELAMARMPPESCRLLSYPGAGHLIEPPGSPLCSISSMRGTPRPVVWGGEAQAHARAQEHSWQEIVQFLELHLGPAATMKL, encoded by the exons ATGCCGCGGGGAGGGGAACCGGGGTCTGCAGGGGACTGGGGGTCCGtagctcctgcccccccccccccccgaccccctccccTGGTCCGGCCCCGGGgcgcagaggaggaggatggggagagggaacg ACGCGCCATGGTGGAGGTGACGGTGACACCGCAGTCCTCGCTGTCTGACCGGCCGGTGCAGGTGCACGTGCGGGGGCTGTCCCCCTCCCAGCTCGTCACCCTGCGGGCATCGCTGACGGACGAGCACGGCGAACGCTTCCAGGCGCGCGCCTTCTTCCGCGCCGACGGGGCGGGCGAGGTGGACCCCGGGCGCCATGCCGCCCTGGGCGGCAGCTACGCCGGCGTCTGGCCCATGGGGCTCTTCTGGTTCCTGCAGCCCGACACCCTCTTCCGTCGCCTGGTCAAGCGGGACGTGGCCGGCAGCCCCTTCCTCGTCCGCCTGGAGGTCTTCGATGGCGTCCGCCTGGTCACCGGGCCCCAGGACCAGCCGCTGGCCTCCTGCGAGGCCGAGCGGTGGTACGTGGGTCCCGGCGTGCAGCGGGCGCCCATCCGGGAGGGCAGGGTCCGCGGGGCTCTCTTCTTGCCGCCCG GACCGGGACCCTTCCCGGGGGTGATCGACCTGTTTGGGGGTGCGGGTGGCCTCATTGAGTTTCGCGCGGGGCTGCTGGCCAGCCGGGGCTTCGCGGTGCTGGCGCTGGCCTTCTTCGCCTACGACGACCTGCCCCGCACCCTGGCCCAGCTCGACCTGGAGTATTTCGAGGAGGCGGCCGAGCTGCTTCTCCGGCACCCCAAG GTACGAGGTCCCGGCCTGGGCGTCGTCGGCGTCTCCAAAGGAGCAGAGGTGGCCCTGGCCATGGCCACCTTCCTCCCGCAGGTGGTGGCCACGGTGTGGATCAACGGCACGGCTTTCCTCCACGGCAACCCGCTGGTCTACAAGGACCTccgcatcccccccatcccctactACGCCGAGCGCGTGATCTTCACAGAGATGGGGGCCTTTGACAACTCGGCCATCTTCGCCGACCCCCGGGACCCCGCATACAGCGCCTCGGCCATCCCGGCTGAGAAGGTCCGGGGGAAGGTCCTCTTCGTGGTGGGGGAGGCCGACCGCAGCTTCAACAGCAAGCTCTTCGCCGAGCTGGCCATGGCACGGATGCCGCCGGAGAGCTGCCGCCTCCTCTCCTACCCCGGGGCCGGGCACTTGATCGAGCCCCCCGGCTCGCCCCTCTGCAGCATCTCCAGCATGCGGGGCACCCCCCGGCCGGTGGTGTGGGGCGGTGAAGCCCAAGCCCACGCCAGGGCTCAGGAGCATTCCTGGCAGGAGATCGTCCAGTTCCTGGAGCTCCACCTGGGCCCCGCCGCCACCATGAAGCTGTGA
- the PRPF19 gene encoding pre-mRNA-processing factor 19, which yields MALICSISNEVPEHPCVSPVSNHVYERRLIEKYIAENGTDPVNNQPLSEEQLIDIKVAHPIRPKPPSATSIPAILKALQDEWDAVMLHSFTLRQQLQTTRQELSHALYQHDAACRVIARLTKEVTAAREALATLKPQAGLIVPQTVPSSQPNVAGAGESMDLGELVGMTPEIIQKLQDKATVLTTERKKRGKTVPEELVKPEELSKYRQVASHVGLHSASIPGILALDLCPSDTNKILTGGADKNVIVFDKSSEQILATLKGHSKKVTSVVFHPSQDLVFSASPDATIRIWSVPNASCVQVVRAHEGSVTGLSLHATGDYLLSSSDDQYWAFSDIQTGRVLTKVTDESSGCALTCAQFHPDGLIFGTGTMDSQIKIWDLKERTNVANFPGHSGPITSIAFSENGYYLATAADDSSVKLWDLRKLKNFKTLQLDNNFEVKSLIFDQSGTYLALGGTDVQIYICKQWTEILHFTEHSGLTTGVAFGHHAKFIASTGMDRSLKFYSL from the exons ATGGCCCTCATCTGCTCCA ttTCCAACGAGGTGCCCGAGCACCCCTGCGTCTCCCCGGTCTCCAACCACGTCTACGAGCGGCGGCTGATCGAGAAGTACATCGCGGAGAACGGCACCGACCCCGTCAACAACCAGCCCCTCTCCGAGGAGCAGCTCATCGACATCAAAG TCGCCCACCCGATCCGGCCTAAGCCTCCGTCTGCCACGAGCATCCCGGCCATCCTGAAAGCCCTCCAGGACGAGTGG GATGCCGTCATGCTGCACAGCTTCACCCTCCGCCAGCAGCTGCAGACTACGCGCCAAGAGCTGTCCCACGCGCTCTACCAGCACGATGCCGCCTGCCGCGTCATCGCTCGGCTCACCAAGGAGGTCACCGCCGCCAGAGAAG CTTTGGCGACTCTGAAGCCGCAGGCTGGCCTCATCGTGCCCCAGACGGTGCCGTCCTCCCAGCCAAACGTGGCG ggagctggggagtCCATGGATCTGGGAGAGCTTGTGGGCATGACCCCCGAGATCATCCAGAAG CTTCAAGACAAGGCTACGGTGCTGACCACGGAGCGTAAGAAG AGAGGCAAGACTGTTCCAGAGGAGCTGGTGAAGCCGGAGGAACTCAGCAAGTACCGGCAGGTCGCCTCGCATGTG GGGCTGCACAGCGCCAGCATCCCAGGGATCCTTGCCTTGGACCTCTGTCCTTCCGACACCAACAAGATCCTCACCG GTGGGGCTGATAAAAATGTCATCGTCTTTGACAAGAGCTCAGAGCAGATCCTGGCGACGCTCAAGGGGCACTCCAAGAAGGTTACCAGTGTCGTCTTCCACCCCTCTCAG GACTTGGTGTTCTCAGCTTCTCCCGATGCTACTATCCGCATCTGGTCTGTGCCCAACGCCTCGTGCGTGCAGGTCGTCCGTGCCCACGAGGGCTCTGTGACGGGGCTGAGCCTCCACGCAACAGGCGACTACCTCCTCAGCTCTTCTGATGACCAG TACTGGGCTTTCTCGGATATCCAGACAGGCCGTGTCCTCACCAAGGTGACAGATGAGAGCTCTGGCTGTG ctctcacCTGCGCCCAGTTCCACCCGGACGGGCTCATTTTTGGAACAGGGACGATGGACTCTCAGATCAAGATCTGGGATCTGAAG GAACGCACCAACGTGGCCAACTTCCCGGGGCACTCGGGCCCCATCACCAGCATCGCCTTCTCCGAGAACGGCTACTACCTGGCCACGGCAGCGGACGATTCCTCCGTCAAGCTCTGGGACTTGCGTAAGCTCAAGAACTTCAAGACGTTGCAGCTGGATAATAACTTTGAG GTGAAGTCTCTCATCTTTGACCAGAGCGGCACCTACCTGGCCCTGGGCGGGACGGACGTCCAGATCTACATCTGCAAGCAGTGGACGGAAATCCTCCACTTCacag agCACAGCGGCCTCACCACGGGAGTGGCTTTCGGCCACCACGCCAAGTTCATTGCCTCAACGGGCATGGACCGGAGCCTGAAGTTCTACAGCCTGTAG
- the ZP1 gene encoding zona pellucida sperm-binding protein 1, which produces MGRSCSFLLLLLLLPPGPGAAFSLLRYRYDCGDYGMQLLAYPTRGRTVRFKVMDEFGTRFDVANCSICLHWLNAGADGAIVFSSGYEGCHVLVKEDRYVLRVQLEEMLLSGAVAASYEVNMTCPQPGDYEVLTGGNTHIEHRAGRGNSVHQTQADVLVPLSQPGLLHHVSQSALTLPGPQVSPQAHSEQVHPVARTQPVLVHPGLQPQPQPSLVRPGLQPQPGQARPGLQPQPGMPGLLRPGLQPQNQPGLVHPGSQTQPGLLRPGLVPQNQPGLVHPGSQTQPGLLRPGLVPQNQPGLVHPGSQTQPGLLRPGLVPQNQPGLVHPGSQTQPGLRPGLVPQNQPGLVHPGSQTQLGLRPGLVPQNQPGLVHPGSQTQPGLRPGLVPQNQAGLVHPGVQSGLMHAGAQTQAGFVRPGAQPQRQPGLVSPSFQTHSHGGLLRPGLQSQAGLPHPGSQHQSQPGLVRPALQSQAGLVHPGNPRPGPARPGLQSRPGLVRPGLQAQPQPGLVRPGLQPQAQPGLLRPGLQSQASLLQSTALFYPSAGAGTQLTREQCQVAVGRMACVAPQGREACLQAGCCYDDMDRVAPCYYGNTATVQCLLDGHFVLVVPRGLATQPYNLDSVRLASTQAGCEPVRVTETFVMFRFPVTQCGTAVQAIEDRLIYENQLISTIDVQGSPRGSITRDSIYILQARCIYNASDLLPLRMEVAVPPTAAPLAMPGPLGLQLRIATDESYSSYHPDSDYPLVRVLRDPIYVEVRLLQKTDPNLVLVLHHCWASPSTEATAEPQWPILVDGCPFAGDNYRTQLVPVGPASPELPFPSHYQRFVVSTFTFVEPPAMAVLEGEVYISCSASVCHLAQPEPCRPSCQLGVPSRARRALGDRRRAEAASTVTSQGRVVFPKVPKLQRG; this is translated from the exons ATGGGACggagctgctccttcctcctgctgctgctcctcctgcccccggggccgggagccgcctTCTCACTCCTGCGGTACCGCTACGACTGCGGGGACTACGGCATGCAGCTGCTGGCGTACCCCACCCGTGGCCGCACCGTCCGCTTCAAAGTCATGG ACGAGTTCGGCACCCGCTTTGACGTGGCCAACTGCTCCATCTGCCTCCACTGGCTCAACGCCGGGGCGGATGGTGCCATCGTCTTCTCCTCCGGCTACGAGGGCTGCCACGTCCTGGTGAAG GAGGACCGCTATGTCCTGAGggtgcagctggaggagatgctgctcAGCGGGGCCGTGGCTGCCTCCTACGAAGTTAACATGACCTGCCCGCAGCCGGGGGACTACGAGGTCCTCACGGGTGGCAACACACACATCGAGCACCGGGCCGGCCGGGGCAACAGCGTCCACCAGACCCAGGCTGATGtccttgtccccctgtcccagcctggcctcctGCACCACGTGTCCCAGTCCGCCCTCACCCTCCCGGGACCCCAGGTCTCTCCCCAAGCCCACTCGGAGCAGGTTCACCCCGTGGCTCGAACCCAGCCGGTCCTGGTGCACCCCGGGCTGCAGCCCcaaccccagcccagcctggTTCGCCCGGGGCTtcagccccagcctggccaggCTCGCCCGGGGCTTCAGCCCCAGCCAGGCATG ccggGGCTTCTCCGCCCGGGGCTTCAGCCCCAAAACCAGCCTGGGCTTGTGCACCCTGGATCTCAAACCCAACCGGGGCTTCTTCGGCCAGGGCTTGTGCCCCAAAACCAGCCTGGGCTGGTGCACCCTGGATCTCAGACCCAACCAGGGCTTCTTCGGCCAGGGCTTGTGCCCCAAAACCAGCCTGGGCTGGTGCACCCGGGATCTCAAACCCAACCGGGTCTTCTTCGGCCAGGGCTTGTGCCCCAAAACCAGCCTGGGCTGGTGCACCCCGGATCTCAGACCCAACCGGGTCTTCGCCCAGGGCTTGTGCCCCAAAACCAGCCTGGGTTGGTGCACCCCGGATCTCAGACCCAACTGGGGCTTCGGCCAGGGCTTGTGCCCCAAAACCAGCCTGGGCTGGTGCACCCCGGATCTCAGACCCAACCGGGGCTTCGCCCAGGGCTTGTGCCCCAAAACCAGGCTGGGCTGGTGCACCCCGGTGTCCAGTCTGGTTTAATGCACGCTGGCGCTCAGACTCAAGCAGGCTTTGTACGCCCGGGAGCTCAGCCCCAACGCCAGCCGGGCTTAGTTAGCCCCAGCTTTCAGACCCACTCCCACGGTGGTCTCCTCCGCCCTGGGCTCCAGAGCCAAGCTGGGCTGCCTCACCCCGGCTCCCAGCACCAGTCCCAGCCGGGCCTGGTGCGCCCGGCTCTGCAAAGCCAAGCCGGGCTGGTACATCCCGGCAATCCCCGACCGGGTCCAGCGCGCCCGGGACTCCAGTCCCGACCGGGTTTGGTACGCCCTGGGCTTCAGGCTCAGCCCCAGCCGGGTCTGGTGCGCCCAGGACTGCAGCCCCAAGCCCAGCCGGGTTTGCTGCGTCCTGGGCTTCAGTCCCAGGCCAGCCTGCTGCAATCCACGGCTCTCTTCTACCCCTCGGCAGGGGCAG gcaCCCAGCTGACGCGGGAGCAGTGCCAGGTGGCGGTGGGGAGGATGGCCTGCGTGGCCCCGCAGGGCCGGGAAGCGTGCCTGCAGGCGGGCTGCTGCTACGATGACATGGACCGCGTCGCGCCCTGCTATTACGGCAACACGG CCACCGTGCAGTGCCTGCTGGACGGGCACTTCGTCCTGGTGGTGCCGCGGGGCCTCGCCACCCAGCCCTACAACCTGGACAGCGTGCGCCTCGCCAGCACCCAAGCCGGCTGCGAGCCCGTCAGGGTGACGGAGACCTTCGTGATGTTCCGCTTCCCCGTCACGCAGTGTGGCACCGCCGTCCAA GCGATCGAGGACCGGCTGATCTATGAGAACCAGCTCATCTCTACCATCGATGTCCAGGGGTCCCCCCGCGGCTCCATCACGCGGGACAGCATCTACAT cctccaAGCTCGCTGCATCTACAACGCCAGCGACCTCCTGCCGCTGCGCATGGAGGTGGCCGTGCCCCCCACGGCCGCTCCCCTGGCCATGCCGGGGCCGCTGGGGCTCCAGCTGCGCATCGCCACGG ACGAGAGCTACAGCTCCTACCACCCCGACAGCGACTACCCCTTGGTGAGGGTGCTCCGGGACCCCATCTACGTGGAGGTTCGCCTCCTGCAGAAGACGGACCCCAACTTGGTGCTGGTCCTGCACCACTGCTGGGCGTCCCCCAGCACCGAGGCCACGGCTGAGCCCCAGTGGCCCATCCTGGTGGACGG GTGCCCCTTCGCAGGGGACAACTACAGGACGCAGCTCGTGCCCGTGGGACCGGCCTCGCCGGAGCTGCCCTTCCCGAGCCACTACCAGCGCTTCGTCGTCTCCACCTTCACCTTCGTGGAGCCCCCCGCCATGGCGGTGCTGGAGGGAGAG GTGTACATCTCATGCAGCGCTTCTGTGTGCCACCTGGCACAGCCCGAGCCCTGCCGGCCCTCCTGCCAGCTGGGAGTGCCCTCAC gcGCGCGTCGGGCTCTGGGGGACAGGAGGAGAGCTGAAGCTGCGAGCACGGTCACCTCCCAGGGACGCGTCGTCTTCCCGAAGGTCCCCAAGCTGCAGAGAGGCTGA
- the CCDC86 gene encoding coiled-coil domain-containing protein 86 translates to MEGERGAAPTPAPGPEEPSGAAPAPAPAPAPAPAPAPAPARRRRKAAKKRKEAAAAAIPRGRPKSGRVWKDPGKKRFSHMIQDKALRTSWARKMKERQERKLVQDLARQLQEGKQREREEKKRRREENLKRRLENERKAEIVQVIRNPLKLKRAKKKQLRRVEKRDTLALLQKTPVRRKAATD, encoded by the exons ATGgagggggagcgcggggcggccccgaccccggccccgggccctgAGGAGCccagcggggcggccccggccccggccccggccccggcccccgcccccgcccccgcccccgccccggcccggcggcgtcGGAAAGCCGCCAAGAAGCGAaaggaagcggcggcggcggcgatccCGCGGGGCAGGCCCAAGTCGGGGCGGGTGTGGAAGGACCCCGGCAAGAAGAG GTTCTCACACATGATCCAGGACAAGGCCCTTCGCACCTCCTGGGCGCGGAAGAtgaaggagaggcaggagaggaagctcGTCCAGGACCTGGCACggcagctgcaggaggggaagcagagagagcGAGAG GAGAAgaagcggcggcgggaggagaaCCTGAAGCGACGCCTGGAGAACGAACGGAAGGCGGAGATCGTCCAAGTG ATCCGGAACCCGCTGAAGCTCAAGCGAGCGAAGAAGAAGCAGCTGCGGCGGGTGGAGAAGCGGGACACGCTGGCCCTGCTCCAGAAGACACCCGTGCGGCGCAAAGCAGCCACGGATTGA
- the LOC142409834 gene encoding membrane-spanning 4-domains subfamily A member 15-like, with product MAATSVTDTGGVRIITEVIPATDPRVAQLVSGSWPPAPAASSFQVRGFRRAQPKALGTIHIFTGIIHVCFGIILTASEYRAPSLPVASGVLFWLGLLLLVSGSLLVESEKRDNILLVKTCCVVNVGVILSTLVATLVHTTAINRDIPSCENNLPFRLKPEWCFNAESKMLSNGLDSMFVIFCLLEFCTAVAALAFGYYAVKQHNYTRMVL from the exons ATGGCAGCCACCTCGGTGACTGACACCGGGGGCGTGAGGATTATCACGGAGGTCATCCCGGCCACAGACCCCCGCGTGGCCCAGCTGGTCTCCGGCTCCTGGCCGCCCGCGCCCGCTGCGTCGTCATTTCAAGTCAGAGGCTTCAGAAGGGCTCAGCCCAAGGCGCTGGGG ACCATCCACATCTTCACCGGGATCATCCACGTCTGCTTCGGCATCATCCTGACGGCGTCAGAGTACAgggccccttccctccctgtggCCAGCGGGGTCCTCTTCTGGCTCGGGCTCCTG CTCCTGGTCTCGGGCTCTCTGCTGGTGGAAAGTGAAAAACGAGATAACATCTTGCTG GTGAAGACCTGCTGCGTCGTCAACGTGGGGGTCATCCTGAGCACGCTGGTGGCCACTCTCGTCCACACCACGGCCATCAATCGCGACATCCCCAGCTGCGAGAACAACTTGCCATTCCGGCTGAAACCCGAGTGGTGCTTCAACGCTGAGAGCAAG ATGCTGAGCAACGGGCTGGATTCCATGTTCGTCATCTTCTGCCTCCTGGAGTTCTGCACGGCGGTGGCGGCCCTGGCCTTCGGCTACTATGCCGTCAAGCAGCACAACTACACGCGCAtg GTGCTGTAG